The following proteins are encoded in a genomic region of Thermococcus henrietii:
- a CDS encoding ATP-binding cassette domain-containing protein: MGERLVLVRNLRKSFSEPILDGVSLEVRAGEVVGLIGPNGTGKSTLVKILAGVENPDSGEVFVKNPSVLYQEDYLLPWKRLRDNVCLPARFRGRECRLEYVERLGLENYLDLYPKEVSGGTRRKTSLLRALLMDFDVLILDEPFTGLDARSKEELLSIIRELANSGKGVLVVSHQLEELFKVADRVYLIGGRPAKIKKTLGREELGKGAL; this comes from the coding sequence ATGGGTGAAAGGCTGGTACTGGTGAGGAACCTTAGAAAGTCCTTCAGCGAGCCCATACTCGACGGGGTTAGCCTTGAGGTTCGGGCCGGCGAGGTGGTCGGCCTCATCGGGCCGAACGGGACGGGAAAGAGCACCCTCGTGAAAATTCTGGCCGGAGTGGAGAACCCGGACTCGGGCGAGGTCTTTGTGAAGAACCCCTCCGTCCTCTATCAGGAGGACTACCTTCTCCCCTGGAAGAGGCTGAGGGACAACGTCTGCCTGCCGGCCCGCTTCAGGGGAAGGGAGTGCAGGCTCGAATACGTCGAGAGACTCGGCCTGGAGAACTACCTCGACCTCTATCCAAAGGAAGTGAGCGGGGGGACGAGGAGAAAAACTTCTCTCCTGCGCGCCCTGCTCATGGACTTCGACGTCCTGATTCTGGACGAACCCTTTACCGGCCTCGACGCGCGCTCCAAAGAAGAACTTCTTTCCATAATTCGGGAATTAGCCAATTCTGGAAAAGGTGTTCTTGTCGTCTCGCACCAGCTCGAGGAGCTCTTCAAGGTCGCCGACAGGGTCTACCTCATAGGCGGAAGGCCCGCGAAGATAAAGAAAACGCTTGGGAGGGAGGAGCTTGGTAAAGGAGCTCTTTGA
- the ubiE gene encoding bifunctional demethylmenaquinone methyltransferase/2-methoxy-6-polyprenyl-1,4-benzoquinol methylase UbiE — protein sequence MVKELFDSIAERYDLTNRLISLGLDRLWRKKACEEVLKSLEVRERPLKILDVACGTGDMMLCMRKRLEKKNLSGEFYGLDCSEEMLRIARRKVPFARLSVGTAEEMPYPDGSFDIVSVAFGLRNFSDRERAIEELHRVLKPGGRLVILEFSKNPSLLGKMAWLYTRTVVPIIGKLTTGNGKAYEHLVNSIDAFPSPEELRGEFEKRGFRAKGLRWLFPRIAFILVLERL from the coding sequence TTGGTAAAGGAGCTCTTTGACAGCATCGCGGAGCGCTACGATTTAACCAACAGGCTGATAAGCCTCGGTCTCGACAGGCTGTGGAGGAAAAAGGCCTGCGAGGAGGTTTTGAAGTCCCTTGAGGTCCGCGAAAGGCCGTTAAAAATCCTCGACGTGGCCTGCGGAACCGGGGACATGATGCTCTGCATGAGGAAGAGGCTTGAAAAGAAAAACCTGTCTGGCGAGTTCTACGGCCTCGACTGCAGTGAGGAGATGCTCAGGATAGCGAGGAGAAAGGTCCCCTTCGCGAGGCTGAGCGTCGGAACTGCCGAGGAGATGCCCTATCCAGATGGGAGCTTTGATATAGTCAGCGTCGCCTTCGGCCTCAGGAACTTCTCCGACAGGGAGCGGGCAATCGAGGAACTCCACCGCGTTCTGAAGCCTGGCGGAAGGCTCGTAATACTGGAATTCTCAAAGAATCCCTCGCTTCTCGGGAAGATGGCATGGCTATACACGAGAACGGTTGTTCCCATCATCGGGAAGCTGACCACCGGTAACGGAAAAGCCTACGAACACCTTGTCAACTCGATAGACGCATTCCCCTCGCCGGAGGAACTTAGGGGAGAGTTCGAGAAGAGGGGCTTTAGGGCGAAAGGCCTCCGATGGCTCTTCCCGAGGATAGCGTTCATTCTCGTTCTGGAGAGGCTCTGA
- a CDS encoding class I SAM-dependent methyltransferase: MKYDLASYVYEPINGLLERPTGIKKARKKLISQAKGRVLELGVGTGLNLPLYRNVEEVIGLDISRKMLKKARRKRAEVQVKLIQADARDLPFPDRSFDTIVSTFFLCVVPEKEKVIQEIKRVLKPNGFLLAMECSPPENRAFRALLSGVSVLTSRLTGTDFRIDLPALFRREGFNVEEEGLVNGAVRLIRASPERE, from the coding sequence GTGAAATATGACTTAGCGAGCTACGTCTATGAACCCATCAACGGTCTCCTCGAAAGGCCGACCGGGATAAAAAAAGCTCGAAAGAAGCTGATTTCCCAGGCTAAAGGTAGAGTCCTTGAGCTGGGCGTGGGAACGGGCCTGAACCTTCCGCTCTACAGAAACGTTGAGGAAGTTATCGGCCTCGACATCAGCAGAAAAATGCTCAAGAAAGCGAGAAGAAAAAGGGCCGAAGTCCAGGTTAAGCTGATTCAAGCGGACGCAAGAGACCTCCCATTCCCGGATAGGAGCTTCGACACCATCGTCTCGACGTTCTTCCTCTGCGTCGTCCCTGAGAAGGAAAAGGTTATTCAAGAGATAAAGCGGGTTCTAAAGCCGAACGGCTTTCTCCTCGCGATGGAGTGCTCCCCGCCGGAGAACCGGGCGTTCAGGGCGTTGCTCTCAGGGGTAAGTGTTTTAACCTCAAGGCTCACGGGAACGGATTTCAGAATAGACCTCCCAGCGCTCTTTCGGAGGGAAGGCTTCAACGTTGAGGAGGAAGGGCTCGTCAACGGTGCCGTGAGGCTCATCAGAGCCTCTCCAGAACGAGAATGA
- a CDS encoding NAD-dependent epimerase/dehydratase family protein — MILVFGGTGFIGSFVSSRLSGVDEVVLAVRRPVEGFKTVRFSEHAEIPAIIEELNPDVVVNFIGVLRGDYWVAHVEIPRLIAEGARRTGSRLIHTSALGADENSRIPYFRTKALGERAVKEVKNHAIVRPSLVLGSGQMLFRDAMRFKVFPNLKTPVQPIDLRDLAGLYIKLVEGKKGEFNACGGKVISLGELVRKVMETAKRKVHLFPAPEPILRLLWRLDGSLLMALTENTCERNDALKLLGALRSLDESVQWTAEGLR; from the coding sequence TTGATTCTCGTCTTCGGCGGGACGGGCTTCATCGGCTCCTTCGTTTCTTCCCGTCTTTCCGGGGTTGACGAAGTAGTTCTCGCCGTCAGGAGACCGGTTGAGGGCTTCAAAACCGTCCGCTTTTCCGAACATGCCGAGATACCGGCCATAATCGAGGAGCTGAACCCCGACGTGGTGGTCAACTTCATAGGGGTTCTCAGGGGCGATTATTGGGTGGCTCACGTGGAGATTCCACGGCTTATCGCTGAAGGCGCGAGAAGAACTGGCTCGCGGTTGATTCACACGAGCGCCCTTGGAGCGGACGAGAACTCAAGGATTCCTTACTTCAGGACGAAGGCCCTCGGCGAGAGAGCAGTGAAGGAAGTTAAAAACCACGCGATAGTGAGGCCCTCGCTCGTCCTCGGTTCGGGACAGATGCTCTTCCGCGATGCCATGCGATTTAAGGTCTTTCCGAACCTGAAAACGCCCGTCCAGCCGATTGATTTGAGGGATTTGGCCGGGCTTTACATCAAACTCGTGGAGGGCAAAAAGGGCGAGTTCAACGCCTGCGGAGGGAAAGTTATTTCGCTCGGCGAGCTCGTGAGGAAAGTTATGGAAACGGCCAAGAGAAAAGTGCACCTCTTTCCGGCTCCGGAGCCAATCCTAAGGCTCCTCTGGAGGCTTGACGGGTCTCTCCTCATGGCTTTAACCGAGAACACCTGCGAAAGGAACGACGCCCTCAAACTTTTGGGAGCGCTCAGGAGCCTCGACGAATCAGTTCAGTGGACTGCGGAGGGGTTGAGGTGA
- a CDS encoding ferritin: MLSERMLKALNEQLNKELFSAYFYLGIAAYFKENGLDGFASWMEAQAEEELGHAMKFYDYIFNRGGRVELERIEKPKQDFESPLKAFEAVYLHEVGVTQSIFKLVDLTEEEKDRATYQFLQWFVEEQVEEEASTKAIVDKLKIIGDNPHGLFMLDRELGARKAQLRTLLARGG; encoded by the coding sequence ATGCTGAGCGAAAGGATGCTCAAAGCTTTGAACGAACAGCTCAACAAGGAGCTCTTCTCGGCCTACTTCTACCTCGGAATCGCGGCCTACTTCAAGGAGAATGGCCTCGACGGTTTTGCCAGCTGGATGGAGGCGCAGGCCGAGGAGGAACTTGGTCACGCGATGAAGTTCTACGACTACATCTTCAACAGAGGCGGAAGAGTTGAGCTTGAGAGGATTGAGAAGCCCAAGCAGGACTTCGAGAGCCCGCTCAAGGCCTTCGAGGCGGTTTACCTCCACGAGGTCGGCGTTACGCAGTCCATCTTCAAGCTCGTTGACTTGACCGAGGAGGAGAAGGACAGGGCAACATACCAGTTCCTCCAGTGGTTCGTCGAGGAGCAGGTCGAGGAGGAAGCGAGCACAAAGGCGATAGTGGACAAGCTGAAGATAATCGGCGACAATCCGCACGGCCTCTTCATGCTCGACAGGGAGCTGGGCGCGAGGAAAGCTCAGCTGAGAACGCTCTTAGCCCGGGGTGGGTGA